A region of the Dehalococcoidales bacterium genome:
ATCAGATAGGGGTCGCACATGGATTCACCATTGGGCACCTCCGGAAAGCCGGCGAAGCCCGCACCACTGCTCCGGAGAAACCCCATGAACCGGCGCGGGTCAATTGCCTCCCTCATGAGGGTTTCCGCATACTCCCCCATGGCTTTTTGAAGCTCAGACGGCCACTCCTTACCGAGCCGCCCCAGTTCACCCAGCCATTCATCAGCTAGTTTCTGCCATGGCTCCGTCATTTTCTGCCCTTTTCTTTTTCAAACCGGCCGTCGCAGTTAAGACACACCGGACAGAACCTGAGACTCCCGCCCTCATAGTCCATCCGCATGGTGAAGCTGTCCCCCGTTTTAATCACGCCGCCGCACCGGTGGCAGCGGTGCTCCTTCCGGGCTATTTTGATCGCTCTTTGTGTGCCAAGCTCTTTTGACTGAACCATGGCGCCGTTATTTAGTTTTGATGCCTTTTTCATTCCCATTGCTAACATCCTTACCCAACTTCTTAAAGTCTCCCTTTTTCCCTTCAATCCCAAACGAGCACCGTTCATCATAAGCCGCTACACAGATTTTGAGGTCAGGACAATCTCGACAAGAATCATGCTCGTCAGCGCATTCCCTTAGCCGCTGAACGATATAATTCAAATCCAGTTTTTCTATCCCCGCTTGCGATACGAACTCGGCCCCACTCCTCATTTGCCAAACCCCATTTCGGTTAATACTGGCTACGCTTCCGATGCGTGGGCATCTCTCTCCCTTATCCGGTACTCCGGCGCGTCTAT
Encoded here:
- a CDS encoding J domain-containing protein codes for the protein MTEPWQKLADEWLGELGRLGKEWPSELQKAMGEYAETLMREAIDPRRFMGFLRSSGAGFAGFPEVPNGESMCDPYLILGLDRTATDEEVRKRYHNLVHKLHPDTAGVEGTERLFQMVLAAYEAIKRERGWR